The Malus domestica chromosome 10, GDT2T_hap1 genome contains a region encoding:
- the LOC114827345 gene encoding auxin efflux carrier component 6 isoform X1: protein MITAQDFYKVSCAIVPLYFAMLVAYASVKWCKIFSPEQCSGINRFVAVFAVPVLSFHFISQNNPYQMDTKFILADTFSKLLVLALLSLWSILFKAAGGLDWLITIFSVATLPNTLVMGIPLLKAMYGDFTQSLMVQVVVLQCIVWYTLLLFLFEYRAATLLIQTQFPGPTAAAITKFEIDDDIISLDGRNPLCTESETDQNGRIRVRIRRSTSSVPGSSALSSSMGLTPRPSNLSNAEIFSINTPHHHANLECTLGSGDVAFGYRSTSPQLSAGYASSDAYSLQPTPRASTFNEIDTTTFSTTANTPVWARSPATGRFSQQPSPTFNGVKMVWESPAKCQGDDQRQGYFKEVGEKEISFRDCTKIPMPEVTDAKVEAAANQEMPSAPVMLRLILIMVGRKLSRNPNTYSSVLGLVWSLISFKWDVGMPSLVKYSIKLISDAGLGMAMFSLGLFMALQPRILACGAKRATMGMVVRFICGPLLMFAASAATGLRGVKLHAAIVQAALPQGIVPFVFAREYGLHPDILSTGVIFGMLVSLPVTLLYYILLGLY from the exons ATGATAACGGCACAAGATTTCTACAAGGTCAGCTGCGCAATTGTTCCACTATACTTTGCAATGCTGGTGGCCTATGCCTCTGTCAAATGGTGCAAAATATTCTCACCGGAGCAGTGCTCTGGCATCAACCGCTTCGTGGCGGTGTTTGCGGTTCCGGTGCTGTCTTTCCACTTCATATCCCAAAACAACCCTTACCAGATGGACACCAAGTTTATATTGGCTGACACTTTCTCCAAGCTTTTGGTTCTTGCTTTGCTCTCATTATGGTCTATATTGTTTAAGGCGGCAGGAGGGCTTGACTGGCTTATCACGATTTTTTCTGTCGCCACTTTGCCAAACACATTGGTCATGGGCATCCCTTTGCTCAAGGCCATGTATGGCGATTTCACACAGTCCCTCATGGTTCAAGTGGTTGTGCTTCAATGCATCGTATG GTACACACTTTTGCTCTTTCTCTTTGAGTATAGAGCAGCCACTCTACTCATCCAAACCCAGTTCCCTGGCCCCACCGCCGCAGCCATAACAAAGTTCGAAATCGACGATGACATTATCTCCCTGGACGGCCGGAACCCCCTTTGCACCGAGTCTGAAACCGATCAAAATGGGCGTATCCGGGTCCGAATCCGGCGCTCTACCTCATCAGTCCCCGGCTCCTCAGCTCTATCATCCTCGATGGGCCTCACTCCCAGACCATCAAACCTCTCCAACGCGGAAATATTCTCAATCAACACACCTCACCACCATGCAAACCTTGAATGCACTTTGGGATCTGGTGACGTGGCCTTTGGGTATCGATCTACCAGCCCTCAACTCTCCGCCGGGTACGCGTCCTCGGACGCGTATTCCCTGCAGCCAACTCCACGTGCTTCAACTTTCAATGAAATTGACACGACCACATTCTCCACCACCGCCAATACCCCGGTGTGGGCCAGGTCTCCGGCGACGGGGAGATTTTCACAGCAACCGTCTCCGACATTTAACGGCGTGAAGATGGTATGGGAGTCACCTGCGAAGTGTCAGGGTGATGATCAGAGACAAGGATATTTCAAAGAGGTTGGAG AGAAAGAAATTAGCTTTAGAGACTGCACCAAAATCCCAATGCCGGAGGTGACGGATGCGAAGGTCGAAGCAGCTGCTAATCAAGAAATGCCAAGTGCCCCAGTCATGCTAAGGCTTATACTAATCATGGTTGGAAGAAAGCTTTCCCGCAACCCAAACACATACTCAAGTGTGTTAGGCCTTGTCTGGTCTCTCATCTCATTCAA GTGGGATGTAGGGATGCCGAGTTTGGTGAAATATTCCATAAAATTGATATCAGATGCGGGTCTGGGGATGGCTATGTTCAGTTTAG GGTTGTTTATGGCCCTTCAGCCTCGTATTTTAGCGTGTGGCGCAAAAAGGGCAACAATGGGGATGGTGGTCCGATTTATTTGCGGGCCTCTTCTAATGTTTGCTGCCTCTGCCGCTACTGGTCTTAGAGGAGTAAAACTACATGCTGCCATAGTCCAG GCAGCGCTTCCACAAGGAATAGTACCATTTGTCTTTGCAAGGGAATACGGTTTGCATCCAGACATTTTAAGCACAGG GGTTATCTTTGGTATGTTAGTTTCCTTACCAGTGACGCTCCTCTATTACATACTTCTAGGCTTATATTAA
- the LOC114827345 gene encoding auxin efflux carrier component 6 isoform X2 yields MITAQDFYKVSCAIVPLYFAMLVAYASVKWCKIFSPEQCSGINRFVAVFAVPVLSFHFISQNNPYQMDTKFILADTFSKLLVLALLSLWSILFKAAGGLDWLITIFSVATLPNTLVMGIPLLKAMYGDFTQSLMVQVVVLQCIVWYTLLLFLFEYRAATLLIQTQFPGPTAAAITKFEIDDDIISLDGRNPLCTESETDQNGRIRVRIRRSTSSVPGSSALSSSMGLTPRPSNLSNAEIFSINTPHHHANLECTLGSGDVAFGYRSTSPQLSAGYASSDAYSLQPTPRASTFNEIDTTTFSTTANTPVWARSPATGRFSQQPSPTFNGVKMVWESPAKCQGDDQRQGYFKEVGEKEISFRDCTKIPMPEVTDAKVEAAANQEMPSAPVMLRLILIMVGRKLSRNPNTYSSVLGLVWSLISFKWDVGMPSLVKYSIKLISDAGLGMAMFSLGLFMALQPRILACGAKRATMGMVVRFICGPLLMFAASAATGLRGVKLHAAIVQAALPQGIVPFVFAREYGLHPDILSTGLILTEEKEDYERPAFSVD; encoded by the exons ATGATAACGGCACAAGATTTCTACAAGGTCAGCTGCGCAATTGTTCCACTATACTTTGCAATGCTGGTGGCCTATGCCTCTGTCAAATGGTGCAAAATATTCTCACCGGAGCAGTGCTCTGGCATCAACCGCTTCGTGGCGGTGTTTGCGGTTCCGGTGCTGTCTTTCCACTTCATATCCCAAAACAACCCTTACCAGATGGACACCAAGTTTATATTGGCTGACACTTTCTCCAAGCTTTTGGTTCTTGCTTTGCTCTCATTATGGTCTATATTGTTTAAGGCGGCAGGAGGGCTTGACTGGCTTATCACGATTTTTTCTGTCGCCACTTTGCCAAACACATTGGTCATGGGCATCCCTTTGCTCAAGGCCATGTATGGCGATTTCACACAGTCCCTCATGGTTCAAGTGGTTGTGCTTCAATGCATCGTATG GTACACACTTTTGCTCTTTCTCTTTGAGTATAGAGCAGCCACTCTACTCATCCAAACCCAGTTCCCTGGCCCCACCGCCGCAGCCATAACAAAGTTCGAAATCGACGATGACATTATCTCCCTGGACGGCCGGAACCCCCTTTGCACCGAGTCTGAAACCGATCAAAATGGGCGTATCCGGGTCCGAATCCGGCGCTCTACCTCATCAGTCCCCGGCTCCTCAGCTCTATCATCCTCGATGGGCCTCACTCCCAGACCATCAAACCTCTCCAACGCGGAAATATTCTCAATCAACACACCTCACCACCATGCAAACCTTGAATGCACTTTGGGATCTGGTGACGTGGCCTTTGGGTATCGATCTACCAGCCCTCAACTCTCCGCCGGGTACGCGTCCTCGGACGCGTATTCCCTGCAGCCAACTCCACGTGCTTCAACTTTCAATGAAATTGACACGACCACATTCTCCACCACCGCCAATACCCCGGTGTGGGCCAGGTCTCCGGCGACGGGGAGATTTTCACAGCAACCGTCTCCGACATTTAACGGCGTGAAGATGGTATGGGAGTCACCTGCGAAGTGTCAGGGTGATGATCAGAGACAAGGATATTTCAAAGAGGTTGGAG AGAAAGAAATTAGCTTTAGAGACTGCACCAAAATCCCAATGCCGGAGGTGACGGATGCGAAGGTCGAAGCAGCTGCTAATCAAGAAATGCCAAGTGCCCCAGTCATGCTAAGGCTTATACTAATCATGGTTGGAAGAAAGCTTTCCCGCAACCCAAACACATACTCAAGTGTGTTAGGCCTTGTCTGGTCTCTCATCTCATTCAA GTGGGATGTAGGGATGCCGAGTTTGGTGAAATATTCCATAAAATTGATATCAGATGCGGGTCTGGGGATGGCTATGTTCAGTTTAG GGTTGTTTATGGCCCTTCAGCCTCGTATTTTAGCGTGTGGCGCAAAAAGGGCAACAATGGGGATGGTGGTCCGATTTATTTGCGGGCCTCTTCTAATGTTTGCTGCCTCTGCCGCTACTGGTCTTAGAGGAGTAAAACTACATGCTGCCATAGTCCAG GCAGCGCTTCCACAAGGAATAGTACCATTTGTCTTTGCAAGGGAATACGGTTTGCATCCAGACATTTTAAGCACAGG GCTTATATTAACTGAGGAGAAAGAAGATTATGAAAGGCCTGCATTTTCAGTGGATTAA
- the LOC103432769 gene encoding alcohol dehydrogenase 1: protein MSTAGQVIKCKAAVAWEAGKPLSIEEVEVAPPQKHEVRLKILFTSLCHTDVYFWEAKGQQPLFPRIFGHEAGGVVESVGEGVTELQPGDHVLPVFTGECRECAHCKSEESNMCDLLRINTDRGTMINDGQSRFSKDGKPIYHFVGTSTFSEYTVCHVGSVAKINPAAPLDKVCVLSCGICTGFGATVNVAKPKKGSSIAIFGLGAVGLAAAEGARVSGCSRIIGVDLNPSRFEEAKKFGVNEFVNPKDHNKPVQEVIAEMTNGGVDRSVECTGSIQAMISAFECVHDGWGLAVLVGVPNKDDAFKTHPMNFLNERTLKGTFYGNYKPRTDLPGVVEKYMNKELEVEKFITHSVPFAEINKAFDLMLSGQSIRCIICMEN, encoded by the exons ATGTCTACAGCTGGTCAGGTTATCAAATGCAAAG CCGCGGTGGCATGGGAAGCGGGGAAGCCACTGTCAATTGAGGAAGTGGAGGTGGCACCACCGCAGAAACATGAAGTTCGCTTGAAGATCCTCTTCACCTCTCTTTGCCACACCGATGTCTACTTCTGGGAAGCCAAA GGACAACAACCGCTGTTTCCTCGCATTTTTGGTCATGAAGCTGGAGG AGTTGTGGAAAGCGTAGGTGAGGGCGTAACCGAACTCCAGCCGGGTGACCATGTCCTCCCTGTGTTCACTGGGGAGTGCAGGGAGTGCGCGCACTGTAAGTCGGAGGAAAGCAACATGTGTGATCTGCTGAGGATCAATACTGATAGGGGTACCATGATCAATGATGGCCAGTCCAGGTTCTCCAAGGATGGAAAACCAATTTATCACTTTGTAGGTACTTCTACCTTCAGTGAATACACCGTTTGTCACGTTGGCTCAGTTGCTAAGATCAACCCGGCTGCTCCCCTTGACAAAGTTTGTGTTCTTAGTTGCGGAATATGCACAG GTTTTGGTGCCACTGTGAATGTTGCAAAACCGAAAAAGGGTTCATCTATTGCCATCTTTGGATTGGGAGCTGTTGGTCTTGCT GCTGCTGAAGGTGCAAGGGTTTCGGGCTGTTCAAGGATCATCGGTGTTGATTTGAATCCCAGTCGCTTTGAGGAAG CCAAGAAGTTTGGGGTGAATGAATTCGTGAATCCGAAAGATCATAACAAACCTGTGCAAGAG GTGATTGCTGAGATGACCAACGGCGGAGTTGATAGGAGTGTTGAGTGCACCGGAAGCATCCAGGCTATGATCTCTGCGTTTGAATGTGTTCATGAT GGTTGGGGTCTCGCTGTACTTGTTGGTGTGCCAAACAAAGATGATGCATTCAAAACCCATCCAATGAATTTCTTGAACGAGAGGACTCTTAAGGGTACCTTCTATGGTAACTACAAGCCCCGCACCGATCTACCAGGTGTTGTGGAGAAGTACATGAACAAG GAGCTGGAAGTGGAGAAATTCATCACTCATTCGGTCCCATTCGCTGAGATCAACAAAGCGTTCGACTTGATGCTTTCTGGACAGTCCATTAGGTGCATCATCTGCATGGAGAATTAG
- the LOC103414611 gene encoding stearoyl-[acyl-carrier-protein] 9-desaturase 6, chloroplastic-like, with amino-acid sequence MYTSFQERATFVSHGNTARLAKEGDDPACIYGTTTSDERLYENAYSYSKIIKKLIEVDPAKAMVAIGDMMRKKITMPTHLMYDGEDSNIFEHFAVVAQRISVYTADYADILELFIRRWKLVKWEGLTAEGASAQDFFCRLAPRIIRLQE; translated from the coding sequence ATGTACACGTCGTTCCAAGAGCGAGCCACGTTCGTATCGCATGGCAACACAGCTCGGCTCGCCAAAGAGGGCGACGATCCAGCGTGCATTTACGGCACCACTACATCCGACGAGAGGCTCTACGAGAATGCCTACTCCTACTCCAAGATCATAAAGAAGCTTATCGAAGTGGATCCCGCCAAAGCAATGGTGGCGATCGGTGACATGATGCGGAAGAAGATCACGATGCCGACGCACCTTATGTACGACGGGGAAGATTCGAACATATTCGAGCACTTCGCGGTGGTGGCTCAGCGGATTAGCGTGTACACGGCAGATTACGCGGATATCTTGGAGCTTTTTATCAGACGGTGGAAGTTAGTGAAGTGGGAGGGATTAACGGCAGAGGGTGCAAGCGCACAGGATTTCTTCTGTAGGCTGGCACCGAGGATTATAAGGCTTCAGGAATAG